A section of the Drosophila sechellia strain sech25 chromosome 3L, ASM438219v1, whole genome shotgun sequence genome encodes:
- the LOC6605506 gene encoding uncharacterized protein LOC6605506, translating into MMLQLIGLILAVLILRESLAREAIAPIPDVGQIIKDLDALHIDGEIFYQGSPCRVDVQKDLPRSDKVQPLYLRPGTDLYWLPNADGYLEVQRGASIELHCSHAFAPANEESFDAKLRSIRVKCVQDTTFEWMGAKIQFSDFVCNHSMPYTVERLDRSCGSDTPSPSTSYLYRVGYDTGDGRFVATMELCHDPNHLRTHYAHHQLTPANVHFQKKLKRPRFSTAGHFTGFDMARIYSHKSQEKLMVPGLIDVKSGLFLARGHLTAKADLIYASQQKSSFNYMNVAPQWQSFNGGQWSKLEDSTRQYVARSGITATVYTGIYGEMKVAGSKVLHLTTNADNMGVVAVPQLFYRVLIDEGHPTRGIALVGVNNPHATLAQIHESYIICDPVEEQVQWLSWLHKSNAKGNLKNGYLYACSVANLARAVGHLPRPLLEVDELLT; encoded by the exons ATGATGCTCCAGTTAATCGGCCTGATTTTGGCGGTTTTGATTCTAAGAGAGAGTCTTGCACGTGAAGCGATCGCACCCATTCCAGATGTGGGTCAGATAATCAAAGATCTCGATGCACTGCACATCGATGGAGAAATATTTTATCAAG GTTCTCCCTGCAGAGTGGATGTGCAAAAGGATCTGCCCCGTTCGGATAAAGTGCAGCCGCTGTACCTGCGCCCTGGAACAGATCTCTACTGGCTGCCCAATGCTGATGGATACCTGGAGGTTCAACGCGGCGCCAGCATTGAGCTGCACTGCAGCCATGCCTTCGCGCCCGCAAATGAAGAGTCTTTCGATGCCAAGCTGCGCTCCATTCGGGTGAAGTGCGTGCAGGACACCACCTTCGAGTGGATGGGTGCTAAAATCCAATTCAGCGACTTTGTCTGCAATCACTCCATGCCCTACACCGTGGAGCGATTGGACAGGAGTTGTGGCAGCGACACTCCGAGTCCATCCACCTCGTACTTGTATCGCGTGGGCTATGACACCGGAGATGGCAGATTTGTGGCCACCATGGAGCTGTGCCACGACCCAAATCACCTGCGCACCCACTACGCCCACCATCAACTGACACCGGCGAATGTGCACTTCCAGAAAAAATTGAAACGCCCGAGGTTCAGCACCGCCGGCCATTTCACGGGCTTTGACATGGCCAGAATTTATTCGCACAAGAGCCAGGAGAAACTGATGGTGCCCGGCCTCATTGACGTGAAGAGTGGTCTGTTCCTGGCCCGCGGACATTTGACGGCCAAAGCGGATCTAATCTATGCCAGTCAGCAGAAGAGCAGCTTCAACTACATGAACGTGGCGCCGCAGTGGCAGAGCTTCAATGGTGGTCAGTGGTCCAAGCTGGAGGACTCCACCCGACAATATGTGGCCCGTTCGGGCATCACGGCCACTGTGTATACGGGCATCTATGGCGAAATGAAGGTGGCTGGCAGCAAAGTCCTCCACCTGACCACCAATGCCGATAACATGGGTGTGGTGGCCGTGCCCCAGCTCTTCTATCGCGTCCTCATCGACGAGGGCCATCCGACCCGCGGAATCGCTTTGGTGGGTGTGAATAACCCACATGCCACCCTGGCCCAGATCCACGAGTCCTATATCATCTGCGATCCAGTGGAGGAGCAGGTGCAGTGGCTTAGCTGGCTGCACAAAAGCAACGCCAAGGGTAACCTGAAGAATGGCTATCTGTATGCCTGTTCGGTGGCGAATTTGGCCCGGGCTGTCGGAcatttgccacgcccccttctcGAGGTGGATGAGCTGCTCACTTAG